The Streptomyces cathayae DNA segment GGTGAGGTGCAGGTTGACCCCGCCGACGACCGCCACGTCGCACTCGCCGTCCGCGAGACTGCGCCGGGCCAGGTGCAGCGCCACCAGGCCCGAGGAGCACGCCGTGTCCACGGCCAGCGCCGGGCCGTCCAGGTCGAGGCAGTGCGCCACGCGCGCGGCGACCAGGTTGGGGAGATTGCCGGTCAGGGCCGTCGCGTCCGCAGGAGCGCCCGCGGGGCCCGCCTCGGCGAGAAGCTGCCGGTAACCGCTGTCGCCGACGGCGGCGAAGACCCCGGTCCGCAGGCCCCGCCGCCGGGCCCCCGCGTAACCGGCGCGTTCCAGCGCCTCGTGGGCGAGTTCGAGGAAGACACGCGCCTGCGGATCCAGCGTGCGCGCCTCCTCGTCGCCGATGCCGAAGTGGCCGGCGTCGAAGGCGGCGGGGTCGTCGAGGAAGGCCCCCCGACGTGCCGGCCGCCCCGCTCCCGTGCGGCCGTCCGCGCTCCAGCGGCCCGGAGGCACCGCGGACACGGCGTCGCGCCCGTCGGTGAGCAGGTCCCAGAACTCCTCCGGCGTGTCGGCCCCGGGAAACCGGCAGGCCAGACCCACCACGGCGGTCGCGGACACGCCGTCCGCACGGCCCGCGGCGGGCACGCCCTCCTGCCCGTACGCCGCCGAGGCGACCGCCTCCCCCGGCGCGGGCGTGCCCTCCCCGGCAGCCGTCCCGACGACGCCCATGAGGTGGTCGGTGAGCGTGGCGACCGTGTCGTTGCGCATCACCGCCGGCCCCAGAGCGACACCGAGGGACCGTTCCAGCCCGGCCAGCACCTCCATGGCCCTGATCGAGGTACCGCCCAGCTCGGCGAACCGCTCCCGGTCCCCGAACGACGCCTGCGGCAGCCCCAGGACCCCGGCCCACGCCTCACGCACCGCACGCCGGACCTCCCCACGGGAACGGGGCACCGTCCCCGGCCCCGCGGACGACGGCCGCGGCCGTTCCACCGGACCGCCGGACGCCGCACCGGAGCGCGCCGACGGCCGGTACGTCCCCGCCTCGAACCGGGAACGCATGAGCTGCCGCCGCACCTTTCCGCTCGTCGTCCGGGGGAAGGCGGACGGCGGCAGCGCGAGCACCCGTACGTCGTCGTGGCCCAGCGCCGCGCGGACCCGGCGCGCGACCCGGTCCAGCACCTCGGACGCGGTGCGCGGCGGTCGAGCCCAGGCGACGAACACCACCACCCGCTCCCCACCGCTCACCGGGTCGGTCGACCCGACCACCACCGTCGTACCGGCCGGCACCCCCGCCGTACCCGCCGCCACCTCCTCCAGGTCCGGGGCGTGGAACGTACGGCCGCTGACGAACAGGACGTCCTTGTGCCGGCCGCTGACGCACAGCCGGCCGTCCCGGAGGAAGCCCAGGTCCCCGGTGCGCAGCCAGCCGTCCGCAAAAGCCTGCTCCGTCGCGTCCGGCAGCCCGTGGTAGCCGCGTGCGATCTGTGGACCGCTCACCTCGATGTGCCCCACCCGCCGGTCGCCCAGCACCCGGCCCCCGCCGTCGGTGACACGCACCGAGCACCCCGGCACCGGTACGCCGACATCCATCAACTCCACGGCGTCACCGCCGGGTTCCCGTTCCACCACACGGCCCCGGCTGAGCGCGGCGCGCTCCACGGCCACCGGCACGGCCACCTCGCCCAGCGGCGGGAACGCGACGGCCAACGTCGCCTCGGCCAGCCCGTACACCGGCGTCGCCGCCCGCGGATCCAGCCCCGCCGCCCGGGTCCTGGCGGTGAAGTCCCGCCACACCGTCGCCGATATCGGTTCGGCCCCCACCAGGATCAGCCGCACCGCGCTCAGGTCCAGCCCGGCGAACACCTCGGCGGGAACCCGGCGGAGGGTCAGGGCCAGCGCGAAGTTGGCCGCCGACAGGATCGTGGCGCGATGCGCGGCGGCCACGTCGAACCACAGCCGGGGATTCTTCGCGAACGACAGAGGACCGATCTTCACCTGCTTGGCCCGCGCGGCCAGCGGTGCCAGATGGGTGCCGATCAGGCCCATGTCGTGGAAGTACGGCATCCAGCTGACCACCACGTCGTGTTCCGTGAGGGCGGAGGCCCCGGTCAGCTGCCGCAGGTTCGCCAGGACGGCCGTGTGGGTCAGCTCCACGCCCTTGGGCGCACCCGTGCTGCCCGACGAGAACTGCAGGAAGGCCAGTCCGTCCGGGGAGACTTCGGCGGGAGTGGCCAGGGGCGGGCACGCGCGCAGTGCGTCCAGCCGCAGGACCTCGGCGCCGTCGGGGAGTTCGGCGGCCACCGGAGCGCAGGCCGCGTCCACGACGACCGGGGGCCGGCCGAGGTGCTCCCACACCGGCCGGACCCGCCGCACGTCCGGCGCCAGTGGCACCGGTACCGAACCGGCCGCGAGCACGCCCCAGAACAGGGGCTGGAAGTCCGCGCCGTCCTCCGCGAGCACCGGAACACAGGTGCCCGGCGCGACATGTGCCGCACGCAGACCGCCCGCGACGCGCAGCGCCCGGTCCACCAGTTCCCGGAAGGTGACGGCCACCTCGCCGCCCTCCCCCCGGACATGGACGATCACCTGGTCGGGGGACCGGTGGGCGGCATCGAGCAGGACGTCCAGCAGCGTCTCGGCGTTCATCTGTCCGTTCGTTCGTCGGTGAGGCAAGCGGTGGGGCAAGCGGTGGGGTGCGGCATGCGTTGTGTGGGACGGTCGAGAACCGGGACAGGTTGCTTTTGCCGGTGCCGCCTTTCGCGGGGCGTACCTCCGGCGTACACGGTGCATGCGTGAGCCCTGTACGCGCCCCCGTGGCCGTACGGAGAATGCAGTGTCCGTGATCATGTGCGGAGTCCCCGGTTCCTTCCGCCGAAGCAGAGGAAAGCAGGTCGACCGCCGTGCTGTTGCGTCTGCCCACATCCCTGTCCGAAGCACGGAACTGCATGGCTGAGGGAGCGGTGCCCGTCGGCGGAGCCACCCTCGTGTGGGCACTCTGGCAGCGGGACGGCTTCCCCGAGCAGGCGATGTCCCTGCGCAGCCTCCCGGAGGCCAACGTGCTCGAGCGTGAGGCCCTGGGCGCGGCCGTTCTGCTGCACCGGATCGACGACCGGGTGCCGGAGGTCCTGCGCGGCGCGGCCGCCACCGTGGGCACCGGCGCCGTGCGCCGGACGGCCACGGTCGGCGGCAACATCGTGGGCAGCACCCTGCGCTGCCTGCTGCCGGCGGCGCTCGTCCTGGACGCGCGCGCCACCGTGCTGGACCGGGACGGAACCTACGAGACCGATCTGGCCGAGGTGGTGGCCAAGCGCCACCTGCTGCTCAGCCTGCGCTGGCGCGACCCCGTGGCGAGCGGGTACCACAAGGCGCCCGGCGAGGTGGGCGGACCGCCGCCGCTGGTCGTCGCCACCGCCGTGCACACCGAGGGTGACGGACGGCGCCGTGTCCGCGTCGCCGTCCGTGACGGCTACGAGGTGACCGGCGGGAGCACGGAGTGCGCGGCCGGCCCGGACGAGGTGCTGGACGCCCTGGAGCGCACGGATCTCGGTTCGCTCCCCCCGGCGCCCCGCGACGTGGTGCGCCGGGAGGTGTCCGAAATCCTCGTCCGGGCCACCGACGGCTGACGGCACCGACGGCCGACGGGGCACCGACGGCTCGACGCTTCAGCCAACCATGAGGGGGTGCGGGGCCCGCGTCAGTCGACGGGCCAGGTGTGCACCGGGGCGTTGAGATGCATGTAGTCGATGTACAGCTGCGTCATCCGGCGCAGGGCCTCATGGCGGCCGCAGCGGGCCGAGGCGTCGATGTGGTGGAACATCTCCTTCTGCCACACCGCCCCGTTGCGCCCGGTGACGCACCGCTGCTCGATGATGCCGAGCAGCGGCTCCCGCCAGACCTCGTCCATGCCGGAGAGCTCCAGCCCGCGGTGTGCCAGCGGCAGCAGCCGCCGCAGCACGAGTTCGGGCACCGGCACCTCGCCCATCCCGGGCCAGTACAGCCGGGCCTCGATGCCGTGCCGTGCCGCCGTGTGCAGGTTCTCCTCGGCGGCCGAGAACGACATCCGTGACCACACGGGCCGTTCCTCCTCCACCAGGGCACGGGTGAGCCCGTAGTAGAAGGCGCCGTTGGCCAGCGTGTCGGCCACGGTGGGGCCGGCCGGCAGCACCCGGTTCTCCACCCGGACATGCGGCTTGTCGTGCGCGATGGCGTAGACCGGGCGGTTCCAGCGGTAGATGGTGCCGTTGTGCAGGGTCAGCTCGCCCAGTTCGGGGGTGTCGCCGCGGTCCAGCGTCTCGGCGGGGTCCTGCTCGTCGCACAGGGGGAGCAGCGCCGGGAAGTACCGCAGGTTCTCCTCGAAGAGGTCGAAGACGCTGTTGATCCACCGCTCCCCGAACCAGACCCGGGGGCGCACCCCCTGCACCTTGATCTCCTGCGGGCGGGTGTCGGTGGCCTGCTCGAACAGCGGAATGCGGGTCTCGTGCCACAGCTCCTTGCCGAAGAGGAAGGGTGAGTTGGCCGCCAGGGCGGTCTGGACCCCCGCGATCGACTGCGCCGCGTTCCAGTAGTCGGCGAACTGCTCCGGATACACCTGGAGGTGGAACTGGGTGCTGGTGCACGCGGCCTCGGGGGTGATCGTGTCCGCGTAGGTCCGCAGCCGGTCGACGCCGTCCACCTCGATGCGCAGGTCCTCGCCCCGGGCCGCGAAGATCTGGTCGTTGAGCAGCCGGTAGCGCGGGTTCTCCGACAGCGCCGACTCCCCCACGTCCTCCTGCCGCAGGGTCGGCAGAATGCCGGTCATGATCAGATGGGTGCCGACCGACTTCGCGCGTCGCTCCGCGTGATTCAGCGCGGCGCGGATCTCGGACTCCCAGGAGTCCGGGCCACCCGCCGTCAGCTGGCGGGGCGGCACGTTGATCTCCAGGTTGAACCGGCCCAGTTCCGTGGACCAGGCGGGGTCCGCGATCACGTCGAGCACGTCGATGTTGCGCATCACCGGCTCCGCCCGGTCGTCGACCAGGTTCAGCTCGATCTCCAGCCCCACCTGGGGCCGCTCGGACTCGAATCGTTCCTCGCGCAGCATCTGCGCGAACGTGTCGAGGCACTCCTGCATCTTGATCCGGTACCGGCGGCGGTCCTCACGGGTGAACACCAACGCCGGGACGTCGCGTCCCATCGCTCTGCCTCCCGGCCTCCCGGCTTCCCGTCCTCGGACACCTCTCCACCCAGCGTCGCACCACCGGGCGACTCCGACCAGACGGGACGGGACGCACCGGGAAATCCAGGTGCCCGGTACCTGTACGGGGTACCTCCGGCACCCGGCTTCCGCCCCCTCGACCTCCGTGTCCCGGCGCCGCGCCCTGCGCCGATCGTGCCGGCGAGGGTGCGGCAGCACCCTGCGTACGCCGTTCGCTCCGGTCGCCGTGCGTCGGCCGGAGGCCTCGGTGAGCATCTCCGGTATGACCCTCGGCAACGGGACGGGCCGGCGTCCAGGGCTCTCGAACGGAGAAACGCGAACATGATGCACCGGACGGTCGTCCTCGCCCTGATGAGCGTGCTGACCGCGGCGCTCTCGGCCGGGGCGGCCCTCGCAGGGACCGCACCCCCCGGCGGAGGGCCGAAACCACCCCCTCCACCAGGGGCCGGGCCCAGCAGCGAAGCGTGGGCATGGACCCAACTGACCAGTCGCGGCACCCAGATCCGCTACGTGACCACCGACACCACCCTCACCTGCCCCACCGTGCGCTACACCGTGGGCACGACCAGGGGTTCCTTCCCGATGCACCGGGTGAGCACCCCGGGGTCGTCGCAGTTCCCCACCACCGTGTGCGAGTTGGGCGTGCCGCTCGGAGCCTTTGACGCGGTGCTCCAGCAATCGACGGTCCAGGCGGCCGTGGTGCACCCCGCGAACCGCCGGCTCCCCCTGCCGAACTGGACCGACACCACACGCCCCGGCACCATCGGCGTCATCGGCGACACCGGCTGCCGGGTCACGACGGCGGGCCCCGACCAGGACTGCGCGAACCACCAGACCGGCTGGCCGTTCCCGCGGATCGCGGACAGCGCCGCCACGGTGACCCGGCCGGACCTCGTGATCCATGTCGGCGACTACCTCTACCGTGAGGACCCGAGCCAGGCGAACGACACGGCGGCCAATCCGGGCTGCACCACGCAGGCGGACAGATTCAGCTGGCCGTGCGTCGTCGCCGACTTCCTCAGACCGGCGGAGACACTGCTGGCCACGGCACCGGTCGCACTGACCCGAGGCAACCACGAGGACTGCAACCCCGCACAGCAGGGCGGCGCGGGCGGCGCGTGGTTCCGCTACCTCGCCGACGACCTCCGCGCCGACGGATCGTGCAGTCCCTACACCGCGCCCGTGGAGATCCGCGCGGGCACTTTGAACCTCCTCTCCGTGGACTCCTCGTTCGCCGACCCGGCCGACAACGGGAGCACGACGCAGCGGGCGCTCTACACCGCGCAGTTCGACACCGTGAACCAGGCCGCGCGGCAGCACCCCACCCACGATTACTTCGTGTTCACCCACAAACCGCTGTGGATGGTGAGACTGGCCGGCCCTCCGGCCCGATCGGTGACCCGTGTCCTCGACGAAGCCGTCGCCGACACGACCCTGGGCCGGCTGGAGGACAACATCCGCATGGTGCTGTCGGGTCACGTCCACCTCTACCAGATGATCGACTTCGACACCGCACGCCCGCCCCAGGTGACCGTGGGCTTCTCGGGCGGAACACCACTGGACCAGGGCCCGAACGACGCAGGCGTCGTCGGACAACCGGTCGGTACACCGCCGCAGCCCGTCCACCAGTCGATCACCCAGGGAGGGGTCTTCGGGTACGGGCTCCTGCGCGACAACGGCGCGACCTGGGACCTCACCTCTCACGACCCGACCGGTGCTGTCCGCGGTCAGACCTGCACCCTGAGCGCGAGCACCGCCAACAAGGCATTCACCTGCCACTGAAGGACGCGAACGACGGCGGAGATGTCTCACGGCATCTCCGCCGTCGGCGTGACGTCCCGTCCCGGTTCCGGAGGCGTCGGTGAGTGGCCCGGCTCACATGGCGTAGTGGGCGCGGCACCGACACCATGGTCTTCGTCACCCGGCAGGCTGAAGGGATCAAGAATGTTCCGCAAGGTGCTGGTAGCCAACCGTGGTGAGATCGCGATTCGGGCGTTTCGCGCGGGCTACGAGCTGGGCGCCCGAACCGTCGCGGTCTTTCCGCACGAGGACCGCAACTCGCTGCACCGGCTCAAGGCGGACGAGGCGTACGAGATCGGGCAGCCGGGGCATCCGGTACGGGCCTACCTCTCCGTGGAGCAGATCATCGGCGCGGCGCGCCGGGCGGGAGCCGACGCCGTCTACCCGGGGTACGGATTCCTGTCCGAGAACCCCGAGCTGGCCCTCGCCTGCGAGGACGCGGGCATCACGTTCGTCGGACCGAACGCACAGATCCTCGAACTGACCGGGAACAAGGCCCGCGCGGTGGCCGCGGCCCGTGAGGCGGGCGTGCCGGTGCTGGGGTCCTCGGCGCCCTCCACCGACGTGGACGAACTCGTCCGTGCCGCCGACGGCATCGGCTTCCCCGTGTTCGTCAAGGCGGTCGCCGGCGGCGGCGGGCGCGGAATGCGCCGCGTGGAGGCCCCCGCCCAGCTGCGGGAGGCCATCGAGGCCGCCTCCCGGGAGGCCGAGTCCGCGTTCGGCGACCCCACGGTCTTCCTGGAGAAGGCCGTGGTCGAGCCCCGCCACATCGAGGTGCAGATCCTCGCCGACGGCGAGGGCAACGTCATCCACCTGTTCGAGCGCGACTGCTCGGTGCAGCGCCGCCACCAGAAGGTGATCGAACTCGCGCCCGCGCCGAACCTCGACCCGGAACTGCGGGACCGGATCTGCGCCGACGCCGTGCGCTTCGCCCGCCGGATCGGCTACCGCAACGCCGGGACCGTGGAGTTCCTCGTCGACCGCGACGGGAACCACGTCTTCATCGAGATGAACCCGCGCATCCAGGTCGAACACACCGTGACCGAAGAGGTCACCGACGTCGACCTGGTGCAGGCGCAACTGCGCATCGCCGCCGGTGAGACGCTGGCCGACCTCGGTCTCGCCCAGGAGAACATCACCCTGCGGGGCGCCGCGCTGCAGTGCCGCATCACCACCGAGGACCCGGCCAACGGCTTCCGCCCCGACACCGGGCGGATCAGCGCCTACCGCTCACCCGGCGGCTCCGGCATCCGCCTGGACGGCGGCACCACCCACGCCGGTACGGAGATCAGCGCCCACTTCGACTCGATGCTGGTGAAACTGACCTGCCGGGGCCGGGACTTCACCACCGCGGTCAACCGGGCCCGGCGCGCCGTGGCCGAGTTCCGCATCCGCGGCGTCGCCACGAACATCCCCTTCCTGCAGGCCGTGCTGGACGATCCGGAGTTCCAGGCCGGACAGGTCACCACGTCGTTCATCGAGCAGCGTCCGCACCTGCTCACCGCACGCCACTCCGCCGACCGCGGCACGAAGCTGCTGACCTACCTCGCCGACGTCACGGTGAACAAGCCGCACGGCGAACGGCCCGAGCTGATCGACCCGCTGACCAAGCTGCCCCGGCTGCCCGCGGGTGAGCCGCCGGCCGGGTCCCGGCAGCGGCTCACCGAACTCGGCCCCGAGGGCTTCGCCCGCTGGCTGCGCGCCTCACCGACCGTCGGCGTCACCGACACCACCTTCCGCGACGCCCACCAGTCGCTGCTCGCCACCCGGGTCCGCACCAAGGACCTGCTCGCCGTCGCCCCGGTGGTGGCGCGCACCCTGCCCGAACTGCTCTCCCTGGAGTGCTGGGGCGGTGCCACCTACGACGTCGCCCTGCGCTTCCTCGCCGAGGACCCGTGGGAGCGCCTGGCCGCCCTGCGGGAAGCCGTACCGAACATCTGTCTGCAGATGCTGCTGCGCGGCCGCAACACCGTGGGCTACACGCCGTACCCGACCGGGGTGACCGACGCCTTCGTCCAGGAGGCGGCGGCCACCGGCATCGACGTCTTCCGCATCTTCGACGCGCTGAACGACGTCAGCCAGATGCGGCCCGCCATCGACGCCGTACGCGAGACCGGGACGGCCGTCGCGGAGGTCGCCCTGTGCTACACCGCCGACCTGTCCGACCCGTCCGAGCGGCTCTACACCCTGGACTACTACCTGCGCCTGGCCGAGCAGATCGTCGAGGCGGGCGCGCACGTCCTGGCCGTCAAGGACATGGCCGGCCTGCTCCGGGCACCCGCCGCGGCGACCCTGGTGTCGGCCCTGCGCCGGGAGTTCGACCTGCCGGTCCACCTGCACACCCACGACACCTCCGGCGGTCAGCTCGCCACCTACCTCGCCGCGATCCAGGCCGGAGCGGACGCGGTCGACGGGGCGGTGGCGTCCATGGCCGGCACCACCTCGCAGCCGTCCCTGTCGGCGATCGTCGCGGCGACCGACCACTCGGAGCGGCCCACCGGCCTCGACCTCCAGGCCGTCGGCGACCTCGAACCGTACTGGGAGAGCGTCCGCAAGGTCTACGCCCCCTTCGAGGCGGGCCTGGCCTCGCCCACCGGCCGGGTCTACCACCACGAGATCCCCGGCGGGCAGCTCTCCAACCTGCGCACCCAGGCCATCGCCCTGGGCCTGGGCGACCGCTTCGAGGACATCGAGGCGATGTACGCCGCCGCCGACCGGATGCTCGGCCGCCTGGTGAAGGTCACCCCCTCCTCGAAGGTGGTCGGTGACCTGGCACTGCACCTGGTGGGCGCCGGGGTCTCCCCGCGGGACTTCGAGCAGGATCCGGACCGGTTCGACATCCCCGACTCCGTCATCGGCTTTCTGCGCGGCGAGCTGGGCACCCCGCCCGGCGGCTGGCCGGAGCCCTTCCGGACCAAGGCGCTGCGGGGCCGCGCCGAGGCCAAGCCCGTCCAGGACCTGTCCGCCGACGACCGGGAGGGGCTGGCGAAGGACCGCCGGCCGACCCTCAACCGGCTCCTCTTCCCCGGCCCCACGAGGGAGTTCGACACGCACCGCCAGTCCTTCGGCGACACCAGCGTCCTGGACAGCAAGGACTTCTTCTACGGGCTGCGCCCCGGCAAGGAGTACACCGTCGACCTCGACCCCGGGGTGCGGCTGCTCATCGAACTCCAGGCCGTGGGCGACGCCGACGAGCGCGGCATGCGCACGGTGATGTCCACCCTGAACGGTCAGC contains these protein-coding regions:
- a CDS encoding metallophosphoesterase family protein — encoded protein: MMHRTVVLALMSVLTAALSAGAALAGTAPPGGGPKPPPPPGAGPSSEAWAWTQLTSRGTQIRYVTTDTTLTCPTVRYTVGTTRGSFPMHRVSTPGSSQFPTTVCELGVPLGAFDAVLQQSTVQAAVVHPANRRLPLPNWTDTTRPGTIGVIGDTGCRVTTAGPDQDCANHQTGWPFPRIADSAATVTRPDLVIHVGDYLYREDPSQANDTAANPGCTTQADRFSWPCVVADFLRPAETLLATAPVALTRGNHEDCNPAQQGGAGGAWFRYLADDLRADGSCSPYTAPVEIRAGTLNLLSVDSSFADPADNGSTTQRALYTAQFDTVNQAARQHPTHDYFVFTHKPLWMVRLAGPPARSVTRVLDEAVADTTLGRLEDNIRMVLSGHVHLYQMIDFDTARPPQVTVGFSGGTPLDQGPNDAGVVGQPVGTPPQPVHQSITQGGVFGYGLLRDNGATWDLTSHDPTGAVRGQTCTLSASTANKAFTCH
- a CDS encoding glutamate--cysteine ligase, yielding MGRDVPALVFTREDRRRYRIKMQECLDTFAQMLREERFESERPQVGLEIELNLVDDRAEPVMRNIDVLDVIADPAWSTELGRFNLEINVPPRQLTAGGPDSWESEIRAALNHAERRAKSVGTHLIMTGILPTLRQEDVGESALSENPRYRLLNDQIFAARGEDLRIEVDGVDRLRTYADTITPEAACTSTQFHLQVYPEQFADYWNAAQSIAGVQTALAANSPFLFGKELWHETRIPLFEQATDTRPQEIKVQGVRPRVWFGERWINSVFDLFEENLRYFPALLPLCDEQDPAETLDRGDTPELGELTLHNGTIYRWNRPVYAIAHDKPHVRVENRVLPAGPTVADTLANGAFYYGLTRALVEEERPVWSRMSFSAAEENLHTAARHGIEARLYWPGMGEVPVPELVLRRLLPLAHRGLELSGMDEVWREPLLGIIEQRCVTGRNGAVWQKEMFHHIDASARCGRHEALRRMTQLYIDYMHLNAPVHTWPVD
- a CDS encoding FAD binding domain-containing protein is translated as MLLRLPTSLSEARNCMAEGAVPVGGATLVWALWQRDGFPEQAMSLRSLPEANVLEREALGAAVLLHRIDDRVPEVLRGAAATVGTGAVRRTATVGGNIVGSTLRCLLPAALVLDARATVLDRDGTYETDLAEVVAKRHLLLSLRWRDPVASGYHKAPGEVGGPPPLVVATAVHTEGDGRRRVRVAVRDGYEVTGGSTECAAGPDEVLDALERTDLGSLPPAPRDVVRREVSEILVRATDG
- a CDS encoding pyruvate carboxylase translates to MFRKVLVANRGEIAIRAFRAGYELGARTVAVFPHEDRNSLHRLKADEAYEIGQPGHPVRAYLSVEQIIGAARRAGADAVYPGYGFLSENPELALACEDAGITFVGPNAQILELTGNKARAVAAAREAGVPVLGSSAPSTDVDELVRAADGIGFPVFVKAVAGGGGRGMRRVEAPAQLREAIEAASREAESAFGDPTVFLEKAVVEPRHIEVQILADGEGNVIHLFERDCSVQRRHQKVIELAPAPNLDPELRDRICADAVRFARRIGYRNAGTVEFLVDRDGNHVFIEMNPRIQVEHTVTEEVTDVDLVQAQLRIAAGETLADLGLAQENITLRGAALQCRITTEDPANGFRPDTGRISAYRSPGGSGIRLDGGTTHAGTEISAHFDSMLVKLTCRGRDFTTAVNRARRAVAEFRIRGVATNIPFLQAVLDDPEFQAGQVTTSFIEQRPHLLTARHSADRGTKLLTYLADVTVNKPHGERPELIDPLTKLPRLPAGEPPAGSRQRLTELGPEGFARWLRASPTVGVTDTTFRDAHQSLLATRVRTKDLLAVAPVVARTLPELLSLECWGGATYDVALRFLAEDPWERLAALREAVPNICLQMLLRGRNTVGYTPYPTGVTDAFVQEAAATGIDVFRIFDALNDVSQMRPAIDAVRETGTAVAEVALCYTADLSDPSERLYTLDYYLRLAEQIVEAGAHVLAVKDMAGLLRAPAAATLVSALRREFDLPVHLHTHDTSGGQLATYLAAIQAGADAVDGAVASMAGTTSQPSLSAIVAATDHSERPTGLDLQAVGDLEPYWESVRKVYAPFEAGLASPTGRVYHHEIPGGQLSNLRTQAIALGLGDRFEDIEAMYAAADRMLGRLVKVTPSSKVVGDLALHLVGAGVSPRDFEQDPDRFDIPDSVIGFLRGELGTPPGGWPEPFRTKALRGRAEAKPVQDLSADDREGLAKDRRPTLNRLLFPGPTREFDTHRQSFGDTSVLDSKDFFYGLRPGKEYTVDLDPGVRLLIELQAVGDADERGMRTVMSTLNGQLRPIQVRDRAAASEVPVTEKADRTDPGHVAAPFAGVVTLAVAEGDEVDAGATVATIEAMKMEAAITAPKSGTVSRLAINRIQQVEGGDLLVELA